Below is a window of Paraburkholderia azotifigens DNA.
GTCTCGACATTGGCCCGCCACCCTTGAGTCCGACGTCGGTGTTGATCGCCCACGCTTCGCCCGTTGGATCGAATCTGACGGGGTAGGTGTAGCGGCCGGGCGAAGACGGGTGAATGACGCGCCAGGTGTTGTTGCCCGAATCGTAGTTGACCTTGTAATACTTGTCGTCGTTCTTGATGAAGTGCTCGGCACTGTCGTTCGTATAGACGCCCGGTGCATTCTCGTCAGGCATCAGTGTGTTCGGATCGACGGCGACTGCGTAGTCCTCCGGTATCTGCATCGGCTTGCCGCCCATGCGGGCCTTCGCGGCGAGAACGGACGGATCGTCGGAAGGACCCGCGGGCGGCTCCGGTGCGTAGCTTGTTTCGTACTGATCGGGATTATCTGGCTGAACTTTCTTGACGGGCAAAAGATTCGACGACGCAGCGGGCGGCGCGTCCTCGCCTTTCGGGCCCGTGCCCTTGCTGCCATCTTCTTCCAGCGAGAGATGCCCGTCCTTCTCAACCAGCCTGAATCCCTTTCCCGTGAGCCTGGTGGCGGTCTCCGCGGCTTCCTCGCCGAGTTCCCTGGCGAATTGAGCGCCTTCTCCTCCCGCCTTGATCACGTCGCCGAGTGCGCCAAGGATGGGGTCGAGCAAACTCAGGAGAATGTTGACCGCGCTTTCGGTGACTGCCGCCTTGCCGCTTGCCATCGCGGAGTCGGGACTCCATGGGTATTTGAGCGCGGCGAGGGGAGTGAGACCCAGGAGCAGGTGAGCAATCGACTTGAACACGGCTTCGAGTGCCGCCAGCGTTGCCTTCGACGGTTGCGCAGGACCGTATGGGCGACCTCCCGCCGCCGCTGTTTCAGTCCGCGTGACTTGCTGGCCCACGTGAGTGAACCGGTCCGCAAGGTCGCGAATATAGTCCGGCCCGGCAGGCGGCGGGTTGTCGATAATGTGCGAGTAAGAGGGGACAGGGGCGGGCCCGTTCTTGTCGTCGGGATTGTTGGGATCTCGTTGCGCCGACTGTTTGCTGGGGTCGTCGGCTGCCTTTAACTGGTCGTGCGCGGCGGCTTGCCAGATATCCAGTTTGTGACGCAGGTCCGGATCATTCTGGAGGCGCTGGGTGAACGCGAGCACGCGCTTGTCGGCGACGGGATCCTCACCCATGCCTGTGTTAAGCGAGAACAGCGCGTCGGTGATGGCCTTGTAGCGTTTGACGGGATCCTGGATCTTCTCCGCATCCTGCAGCGTCTGATCGACGAATCTGTTGGCGTCGTCCCATTCAGCGCGGTCCTTCTTGAGATACGCATCCGTTGCATCCGCTACTGCATGTTGCAGCCTGTTTTTCAGATCGGCTGCCTGACGAAGGATGGCTTCGCGAGCGGCCGCATTGGGCGCGCCGAGGAACGCCTTGCGCAGATTGTCGAGTTGCGCGAGCTGCTTCGCGTACGACGGGTCCAGATAACCTTCGCCCAATGGATGATTGAAGATGGAGAGAACACGATCGAGCGGATCGTTGATCGACCGGTTGTACTCCTGCAGGATCGCGGACTCCAGCTCCGTGAGCTTCTGTTCGATCACGGATCGCGCTTCGGGCGATGTGATGTTGCAATAGGCGGCCTCGTAGACGGCGAGTTGCGTTGCGTAGCGTCGGGCAACTTCAGGCGGTAGCGCGGCGAGCTGCGCCTGCGTGTCGCCGAGGCCTTTCTGGACACGCGCGACGTCGGGCGGATAGCCCGTATAGTCCAGTTCGGTTGCGGCATCCAGCTTGCCTTTTTCGGCCTCGTCGTTGTTCAGGCTGCGCGATTGCGGCGTGCCGTTCGATGAATCGGTGTCGTACCGGTCGGATAATCCTTTGAGTTCTTCGATCGTCACGTCGGGAAGCGTCGGTGCCCCGGAATCGTCTGTCTGATTCGCGACGGCTGTGCCCGGTTGTACGTTGGCGCCACCGGCAGAACTGGGAACCGCGCCGCGCGTCGATTGTGTCGTGCTGGCGGGAGGTGACGCGGGAGGGTTGTCCTGGGATGATGGCTTCTGTTGTCCTTCACCCGTATCGGGCGAGGAATCTCCGCCGAAGCGGGAGGAGTTGTCCGCCGTTGGCTCCTGATTGTCGTCCTGCGCCTTATAAGTCCAATAAGCCGGGTGATTACCGTTAGTCGTACTAGATATGCTCATGATTGCGCTCCAGATCAAGGTGCATCACATGCCGTGTTAACAGGTCGCACGGTCAGATCATTGGAGCGCTGCAGCATGTGCGTCATGTAGTGAGCCGATAACCTGCGCCAATTTGACGCACCCCTTGTTTCAATGACATATCCCGGTACTACCCGCCATCCGGGCCCTCCGGCATCCTGTCGATATCAGCAGGCGCTTTGGCATGGCAGGCGTATCGCAGATTGCAGCCGCCTATGCCCGTCTTCATCGACAATCCCTTTTCTCGAGGTCAGGATGGCGTATTTGATCGGTCTGGTTGCAGGTGCATGCATTGGCGTGATGGCGGCGGGACTTTGCGTGATGGCGGGCGAAAGGCCGCGCGCACGCGACTCGCGCAACACATGAATGTTGCGCGGCAAACCGTCGTGCCAAAACGCCCGGTACAGTTCGGTCGGCAGCGCTTCGATCTGAACGCGGCGGGGAGCGGCTGCGTCGGACATAATGTCCGCATGGCGCCATGCAGGTGCCCCGCAGACACAAGGAGACTTTCCATGACGACGCGCGCGCTCTTTCGCGACGACGCTTATCTGACCCGCTGCGACGCGACGGTCACTGCCATCGATGAGCAGGGCATCCATCTCGACCAGACCGTGTTCTACCCGCTCGGCGGCGGCCAGGCGGGTGACGCGGGTGTGCTGACGCTCGCCGACGGCACGCGCATCGAGATCGCCGACACGCGTAAAGCAAAGTTCGAAGGCGCGACACCCGACGATGCCGTCCACGTTCCCGCACCCGGCCAGGAAGCGTTGCTGGCGCAGCTCGCTGCCGGTCAAACGTTGACGGCTGAGATCGACTGGGCGCGCCGCTACCGGCACATGCGCCTGCATACGGCGAGTCATCTGATGTGCGCGGTGCTGCCGTATCCCGTCGACGGCTGCAGCATCACGGCCGACTACGCGCGCCTCGACTTCGCGACAGTCGAGCCGATCGGGCGCGACGATGTCGAAGCACGGCTCGCGGAACTCGTCGGCGGAGCGCACGGCGTCGCCACGCAGTGGATCACCGACGACGAAATGGCGGCCCGCCCCGAACTCGTGCGCACGATGAGCGTGAAGCCGCCGATGGGCCTCGGCCGCGTGCGCCTGCTGCGCATCGAAGGCGTCGACCTGCAGCCGTGCGGCGGCACGCATGTGCGCAACACGCAGGAGATCGGCGCACTGCGCGTCGCGAAGCTGGAAAAGAAAAGCGCACGCACGCGGCGGCTCGTGCTGGAGCTTGCATGAGCGTGCGCTTCGACGCGGCCGCGTATTCGTCGGAAGCGGACTACGCGGCGCTCGATCCCCGTGCGCGCGACGTGCTCGACTGCTGGTTCGGAAAACCCGGTTCGGACGAATACGGCAGGGATCAGAAGCGCTGGTTCAAACGCAGCGACGCGTTCGATGCGATGCTGCGCGAGCGCTTCGGCGTGCTGATCGAAGCAGCGCTCGCGCATGAGCTCGACGCTTGGCTTGCGACGCCGCTCGGCGCACTCGCGCTCGTGATCGTGCTCGATCAGTTCATGCGCAACTGTCACCGGAAAACGGCGCGCATGTACGACGGCGACGCGCAGGCACTGGACATCGCGCGGCGCATGATCGAAGAGGGCGGCGACGTGCTGCTGCCGACCGTCTATCACCGCGCGTTCGCGTATATCCCGTTCGAGCACGACGAAACCGTCGAAGGCCAGCGCGAAGGCGTGCGCCTTTACACGCTGCTCGAAGCGCTCGGGCTCGATCGCTCATATGCGCGCTCGGCCGTACGGCATGAGCAGGTGGTCGAGCGCTTCGGGCGCTTTCCGCATCGAAACGCACTGCTTGGCCGTGAGTCGAGCGACGAAGAGATCGCGTTCCTGCGCGAGCCGGGGTCGTCGTTCTAGCGCGTCGTTGGGCCGTGCGGGCTCATTCTCCCGCGCCCGACGGCGTGCGCACGAACACACGCAGCAGTTCGTCGTTATCGCCGGGACGCGCGCCCGACCAGAACAGCTTCCAGCCTTCGCCGGGCTGCGCCGGATTCTGCCTGCGCATTTGCACGATCAGCCACGTGCAGGCTTGCGCATCGGCGCTCGAGCTTGCCGTCGTGTTCGCGGCCTGCAAAGGCATGTGCTCGATGCCCGCGAAGTAGTCCAGCATCGGCGCTTCCGATTCACCGAGCGCGACGCTCGCCATGCAATCGCCTGCGTTCCACTGCGCATCGAGGTGCGTGCGCAGATCTTCGAAGACCGAGCGGTAGCTTTTCGCCAGATCGAGCCACGGCAGCAGCAGTGTGCCGACGAGTCCCCATGCGACGATTGCGCCCGCGCACCAGCTGAGCGCACCGCGCCACTTGCCCGTGCGCCGCACGAGCGGCAGCAGCCACAGCCAGCCGACCGTCAGCGCGAGCGCCGCGGTCACTTCGACGGGGCGGATCGGCAGCGTCCAGTCGAGCGGCAGCCAGCGGCCGAGAAGGTGAAGCCACGCGCGGCTGGCGGCGGGATTCGTCATCGTCGACCAGATCGTCCAGGCGAGTACGGCGAGCACGGCGAACAGAACGCGGCTCGCGATGTCCCACACGGTATGCAGGCGCTGCGGCAGCCGTTCGATTGCGCGCGCCGCGAGCGGCGCAAGCGGCGCGATGAACGGCAGGATGTACAGCTCGCGGATCGTCGCCGAAGTTTGCAGCACCGCGAAGCCCGTGCCCGCGAAGATCAGCGGCAGCGCGATTCGCGGCTCGCGCCATTGACGCCATCCGTCGCGTGTCGTTGCTGCGAGCGCGACGAGCGCGACGAGCGCAACGAGCGCGAGCGGCACGACGGGAAAACCGACCGTCAGGAGCGTCTTCAGTACGAAGAGCCCGTCGTCGTTTTTCGAACCCAGTTCGGGCACGGAGAAACCGAAGAAACGCCCGACGTTGTTGTCCCACAGCCAGACCTTGAAGAGCGCCTCGGAGCGCAGGTAGAAGCAGACGGGCCAGATCAGCGCGAACGGCGCGAACACGCATGCCGCCAGCGCGAGCGCGCGTGCGAAGCGCAGGCTGCGGCACGCCGGATAGAGCGCGAGCGCAGCGCAGAGCGTCGCGCCGAACACGAGCGGAACGAACAGCCCCTTTGACATCAGCGCGATGCCGACGCCCGCGCCGAACATCGCGGCGGCCTTGTAGTTCTGTTTTGCGTCGTGTCGATGCGAAGCGTCGGTGCCGATGGGGGCGTCGCTTCGAACCGGCAGCACCAGTTCGAACAGTCCGCAGAAGCCGAGCGCGGCGCCCGCCATCAGCGCGACATCCGTCATCATGTCGTGGGCGTGCTTGACGACGACGAGCGTCCCCGCGAACAGCGCGAGCGAGCCGATCACGCGCAGGTCGAGCCAACGCGGCGCGTCCGTCGAGCGCCGCGCGATACGCGCAAGGCACAGCAGCGTCAGCACGCCAAAGACGGCGCTGGCGAGGCGTGCGCCGTCGTGCAGCGGCAAATAGCGGCTGAACAGCCATGCAGTGCCCGCCGCCACCCAGTCGTAGATGGGCGGCTTCTCGACGAACGGCTGACCCGCGTTGGTCGGCACCACGAGATCGCCCGTATCGAGCATGTGCTGGACGATGCCGAACGTGTAGGTTTCGTCCTGCTTCCAAGGATCGTGGCCGAGCATGCCGGGCAACAGCCACGCACAGACCAGCGCGATGCCGATCGTCCATCGCGCCGCGCGCGAAGCGGCGAGCCTCCCGATCAGGCGCTGTATGGCCGGAGCGGGTGGGAGCGGTGTTGTGGCATCGGTGCCGATTCCCTCGTCAGGGCGTAACGGCGCCGCCACTGCGGCGGCGACGCGCGCGAGCGCTCCACGTAGTGTGAACAGTGCCGACAAGGCGCTCGCTCCCCAGCGCCATTTCTTTGATGGATTCTGCTGCTGCATGACGAAAGATCTCTGGCCTTGGAGCGCGACAACATGGGCCACGATCCTGTTGTTCGTACGACATCGCGTCGCTTGTGCGAGCGAATATTTGCATTCTATCGACCGATTATTACGAATGGTTACAAAAATGCTTGAGGGTGTCGAAATGGGTCAGCGAAGTGTGGGGAAAAGGGCGAAATGCTCGAAACGCGACGATGCACGGCGCATCGTGCCGAAGCGCCGCGCAATCTGCATGAAGGGAAGGGGAAGGGTCAGCGGCCGGCGCTGACGTCGAGCAGTGCGCCGTTCACGTACGACGACGCGTCGCTCAGCAGCCAGACGATGGCTTCGGCGACTTCGTCGGCGGTGCCGGGGCGGCCGAGGGGTGTCTGCGCGCCGAGTACGGCGGCG
It encodes the following:
- a CDS encoding DUF6543 domain-containing protein, which codes for MSISSTTNGNHPAYWTYKAQDDNQEPTADNSSRFGGDSSPDTGEGQQKPSSQDNPPASPPASTTQSTRGAVPSSAGGANVQPGTAVANQTDDSGAPTLPDVTIEELKGLSDRYDTDSSNGTPQSRSLNNDEAEKGKLDAATELDYTGYPPDVARVQKGLGDTQAQLAALPPEVARRYATQLAVYEAAYCNITSPEARSVIEQKLTELESAILQEYNRSINDPLDRVLSIFNHPLGEGYLDPSYAKQLAQLDNLRKAFLGAPNAAAREAILRQAADLKNRLQHAVADATDAYLKKDRAEWDDANRFVDQTLQDAEKIQDPVKRYKAITDALFSLNTGMGEDPVADKRVLAFTQRLQNDPDLRHKLDIWQAAAHDQLKAADDPSKQSAQRDPNNPDDKNGPAPVPSYSHIIDNPPPAGPDYIRDLADRFTHVGQQVTRTETAAAGGRPYGPAQPSKATLAALEAVFKSIAHLLLGLTPLAALKYPWSPDSAMASGKAAVTESAVNILLSLLDPILGALGDVIKAGGEGAQFARELGEEAAETATRLTGKGFRLVEKDGHLSLEEDGSKGTGPKGEDAPPAASSNLLPVKKVQPDNPDQYETSYAPEPPAGPSDDPSVLAAKARMGGKPMQIPEDYAVAVDPNTLMPDENAPGVYTNDSAEHFIKNDDKYYKVNYDSGNNTWRVIHPSSPGRYTYPVRFDPTGEAWAINTDVGLKGGGPMSRLVSLRKFAQDPPVAKLLQSKTLKPQNPSTCFLDHGKVAKNAADVPDGRLTPIANGPLNAAELRKQLEKGPLVLSARGIARPDSNYSGMHTIVLLKVFKGEDGKEHVLGIDLDDTIGRSGAAQSPADGDFGGVDYDLDSLTRNARPYVDEESGTPLEMYSRPQQSTGIWDWFKSKLGGGKSTGGESSPTPQPGPSSSNWVPDTYQTQVNGDLSADRWFPGIHRDSMGRGYIRQGDKTYAVAYDKDNATWRVVSPEGGAKPSYPVRQKNDGSWELNPEVGLPGGGRQYTDDFGKEIYDARSVGDTFLEIAERNGVSDSTIRNYLNKYLSAHPNLLPVGQHYQPRYTDARGGEIYEDSQSGLSTKQIAERRNMPPKNVRAWIQRYANEHRLPPPQTRMSEAEFTRVGPAIYSEIANGSSITASAHKFTEGNPNLAFQAALRYAIENRLPKQPVEQAWAKYLEETNRPAGAARRTDAPLGPVAQPEFEPMTQDQYDQILEDYGAGESSQEISRKTGVPEAWVKNVEHGYGYYSSSQHAYVEPTYDPENVEPPAKRLRTDPAPTDNPSSSSAGPSSPAAGPSGAGQAAGNSGVAVWGRAEMRQYLHEDPAVAQNMDPRIRDAITGWLEGAGPAPDGLQQEMIEQGFPNLTPAILRDYLNGKTLTTQQMSDVEAWLGI
- a CDS encoding alanyl-tRNA editing protein, with the protein product MTTRALFRDDAYLTRCDATVTAIDEQGIHLDQTVFYPLGGGQAGDAGVLTLADGTRIEIADTRKAKFEGATPDDAVHVPAPGQEALLAQLAAGQTLTAEIDWARRYRHMRLHTASHLMCAVLPYPVDGCSITADYARLDFATVEPIGRDDVEARLAELVGGAHGVATQWITDDEMAARPELVRTMSVKPPMGLGRVRLLRIEGVDLQPCGGTHVRNTQEIGALRVAKLEKKSARTRRLVLELA
- a CDS encoding DUF924 family protein; the encoded protein is MSVRFDAAAYSSEADYAALDPRARDVLDCWFGKPGSDEYGRDQKRWFKRSDAFDAMLRERFGVLIEAALAHELDAWLATPLGALALVIVLDQFMRNCHRKTARMYDGDAQALDIARRMIEEGGDVLLPTVYHRAFAYIPFEHDETVEGQREGVRLYTLLEALGLDRSYARSAVRHEQVVERFGRFPHRNALLGRESSDEEIAFLREPGSSF
- a CDS encoding ArnT family glycosyltransferase is translated as MQQQNPSKKWRWGASALSALFTLRGALARVAAAVAAPLRPDEGIGTDATTPLPPAPAIQRLIGRLAASRAARWTIGIALVCAWLLPGMLGHDPWKQDETYTFGIVQHMLDTGDLVVPTNAGQPFVEKPPIYDWVAAGTAWLFSRYLPLHDGARLASAVFGVLTLLCLARIARRSTDAPRWLDLRVIGSLALFAGTLVVVKHAHDMMTDVALMAGAALGFCGLFELVLPVRSDAPIGTDASHRHDAKQNYKAAAMFGAGVGIALMSKGLFVPLVFGATLCAALALYPACRSLRFARALALAACVFAPFALIWPVCFYLRSEALFKVWLWDNNVGRFFGFSVPELGSKNDDGLFVLKTLLTVGFPVVPLALVALVALVALAATTRDGWRQWREPRIALPLIFAGTGFAVLQTSATIRELYILPFIAPLAPLAARAIERLPQRLHTVWDIASRVLFAVLAVLAWTIWSTMTNPAASRAWLHLLGRWLPLDWTLPIRPVEVTAALALTVGWLWLLPLVRRTGKWRGALSWCAGAIVAWGLVGTLLLPWLDLAKSYRSVFEDLRTHLDAQWNAGDCMASVALGESEAPMLDYFAGIEHMPLQAANTTASSSADAQACTWLIVQMRRQNPAQPGEGWKLFWSGARPGDNDELLRVFVRTPSGAGE